One window of Amaranthus tricolor cultivar Red isolate AtriRed21 chromosome 13, ASM2621246v1, whole genome shotgun sequence genomic DNA carries:
- the LOC130798204 gene encoding uncharacterized protein LOC130798204, producing the protein MTCITSTSYVLMLNSNPTPIFSAKRGLRQGDPLSPLPFVIDDLMLFCKGNIFSIRALCNCILLFSQSSRLQANSAKSVIYTAGIPTDIREEFRTISQFACGYLPFKYLTVPFSSKRLSMVDCEQIVDKMTWRIRAWSAKNLSYDTFCKSKKAGGLGIRNLQAWNIAVLGKIACYISHLRESLWVRWVHGVY; encoded by the exons ATGACGTGTATTACTTCGACAAGCTATGTGCTCATGCTTAATAGTAATCCTACACCTATTTTCAGTGCAAAGAGAGGCCTTCGCCAAGGAGATCCACTATCTCCTTTACCTTTTGTGATTG ATGATTTGATGTTGTTCTGTAAAGGAAATATTTTCTCTATTAGAGCCTTGTGTAACTGTATTCTTTTATTTTCCCAATCATCTAGATTGCAAGCTAATTCAGCTAAGTCAGTTATTTACACCGCTGGAATTCCTACTGATATAAGAGAAGAGTTCAGGACTATTTCCCAGTTTGCTTGTGGTTATCTTCCTTTCAAGTATCTTACCGTTCCTTTTTCTTCCAAAAGACTCAGTATGGTTGATTGTGAGCAAATAGTTGACAAGATGACTTGGAGGATTAGAGCCTGGAGTGCGAAGAATCTTTCTTAT GATACTTTTTGTAAGTCGAAAAAAGCTGGTGGTCTTGGTATTCGAAATTTGCAAGCTTGGAATATTGCGGTTTTAGGAAAAATAGCTTGCTATATCTCGCATCTCAGGGAGTCCTTATGGGTTAGATGGGTGCATGGTGTTTACTAA
- the LOC130798251 gene encoding 60S ribosomal protein L4-1-like, producing the protein MSSTTAAARPLVTIQTLESDMATDASTTVALPDTMKAPLRPDIVTFVHSQMSNNSRQPYAVSKKAGHQTSAESWGTGRAVSRIPRVPGGGTHRAGQGAFGNMCRGGRMFAPTKIWRKWHRAINVNQKRYAVVSAIAATAIPSLVLARGHKIESVPELPLVVSDTIESVEKTSSALKVLKSIGALDDVEKAKKSIAIRAGKGKMRNRRYISRKGPLLVYATEGSKLVKAFRNIPGVEICHVDRLNLLKLAPGGHLGRFVIWSKSAFEMLDSIYGCFDKVSEMKRKYVLPRPKMLNGDLARIINSDEIQSVVKPIKKDVSRAPLKKNPLKNLNVMLKLNPYAKTARRMALLAENERVAAKENKLQKKRKVLSKEERAKIKASGRAFYQTMISDSDYTEFENFSKWLGASQ; encoded by the exons ATGTCTTCCACAACCGCCGCTGCCCGACCTCTGGTCACAATCCAAACCCTAGAATCCGACATGGCTACCGATGCTTCTACCACCGTCGCTCTCCCTGATACCATGAAAGCTCCCCTACGTCCTGACATCGTTACTTTCGTTCACTCCCAGATGAGCAACAATTCTCGTCAACCTTACGCCGTTTCCAAGAAAGCTGGTCATCAAACATCTGCTGAATCATGGGGAACAGGACGTGCAGTTTCTCGTATCCCCCGTGTTCCCGGTGGTGGTACTCACCGTGCTGGTCAGGGAGCTTTCGGTAACATGTGTCGTGGTGGGCGTATGTTTGCTCCTACTAAGATCTGGAGAAAATGGCACCGTGCTATTAATGTCAATCAAAAACGATACGCTGTCGTTTCTGCCATTGCTGCTACTGCTATTCCTTCCCTTGTTCTTGCAAGGGGTCATAAGATTGAGTCTGTTCCTGAACTTCCTCTTGTTGTTTCCGACACTATTGAAAGTGTTGAGAAGACATCATCTGCTTTGAAGGTTTTGAAATCAATAGGCGCTTTGGATGATGTTGAAAAGGCGAAGAAATCGATCGCGATCCGTGCTGGGAAAGGAAAGATGAGGAATAGGAGGTACATTTCCAGGAAAGGACCATTGCTTGTTTACGCAACTGAAGGTTCTAAGTTGGTGAAGGCCTTTAGAAATATCCCTGGCGTGGAAATCTGTCACGTGGATAGGTTGAACTTGCTGAAGCTTGCTCCAGGAGGTCATTTGGGTAGATTTGTGATTTGGAGTAAGAGTGCGTTTGAGATGCTTGATTCCATTTACGGGTGCTTCGATAAGGTTTCTGAGATGAAGCGGAAGTATGTTTTGCCGAGGCCTAAAATGTTGAATGGGGATCTTGCTAGGATTATCAACTCTGATGAAATTCAGTCTGTTGTTAAGCCTATTAAGAAGGATGTTTCAAGGGCTCCATTAAAGAAGAATCCATTGAAGAATCTCAATGTTATGTTGAAGTTGAACCCGTATGCCAAGACCGCAAGGAGGATGGCTTTGTTGGCTGAAAATGAAAGAGTTGCTGCTAAAGAGAACAAGCTTCAAAAGAAGAGGAAGGTTCTTTCTAAG GAGGAGCGTGCTAAAATCAAGGCTTCTGGACGTGCTTTCTACCAGACTATGATCTCAGATTCCGACTACACAGAGTTTGAGAACTTCTCAAAATGGCTCGGTGCTTCCCAGTAA